AGGAAGAAATGTTTATTTACTATCAAGAACAATACTCCACCACGTGAAATTTGCTTTCAAAGGATTCTAAGGAAACTAAGAATGCTTATTCCATAAGAGAAAATAATAGGGCCAAAAGAACAATTAGCTCAAGTATTTTAGTGCGAAGACGTCATGTGATGGTAAAAAAGCTTAACAATAAATAGCATTTATATTTATCATATTCCCCGATGTGTTATAAAACATATTTTGTAAGTGCCACAAATACAGAAGAATAGGCTCTGGTTTTGACAAAACCAATTTTTATAATGTTAAAGTTTCAAAAACTCTATATAATTGGTCGACCAATTTAAAACAACTGGTCAACCAGTTTGAATTAAGAGAAAGAACTTTAGGATTTAAACAATAAACTGGTCAATAAATCTAAGAAACTATGAATGTACTTGAAAATTTTAAAACCATAGAAGTTGAAAGCCCGGTAGATAAAATTATAAAGCAGATTCGTAATTCAATCGTGTCAGGGCAATTAAAACCTGGTGATAAATTACCCTCGGAAAGAAAACTTTCAGAATCATTTGGTATTGGACGAACATACGTCCGCGACGCCATAAAAAAGCTCGAATTTTATGGTATCCTTAAAACGCTTCCTCAAAGTGGAACAATCGTTTCGGGTGCTGATATTTCTGCAATGGAAGGATTAATTGCAGATGTTATTAAACTGAGCGAAAATGATTTTTTCCATTTGGTGGAAACACGAGTGGTGATGGAAACCTACGCCTGTGGGCAAGCCGCAATCCGCCGTTCATCGCGCGATATTGCCGATTTAGAAGAAAAACTCGACGAATATAAACAACGCGTAGATGCAAATTTACCCGGTGTTAAGGAAGACTTCAATTTTCATCTTAAAATAGCAGAGGCCAGCCAGAATATGGTAATTAAATCCCTCATGCTGATTTTAATTCCAGATATACTTGAGATTTACCGAAAACTAAATGTGTGTGGCGAAGGCCGATTCTACAAATCATTTGATGAGCACCAGGTAATTCTCGACTGCATAATTAGACAAGACTCAAAAGGAGCAGAAGAAGCCATGCGCATTCACCTAAAAGATGTGGCTGAGTTTAGTTTGTCGTATAAAGGAGAAGAGTAATTAATCAAATTATAAATGTGTTACGGAGCTTCACTTTAAGCTCTTTGAACTAAAATCTTTAATAAATTATGGAAACTAAGAATACTAGCTAAAATCAAAAATCTAAGTAAAAAAGGGATTAAACAAAAAAAGGAAAGGCTTAAGAAGCCAATCCTTTCATGAACCACGGTAATAACTTTAACAATGATAAAATGAACTTGCAGGTAACACTATCATAAACAAAGTAAACACCGCGCTCTACAAATATAATCTATTGTATTAAACGAATTCTTAAAATTTTTAAAAATCAAATTAAATGAAAAAATTCTTAAGCCTAACAGTTGTTTTATTGGCTTTTGTAATAGGGGCTTCGGCTCAAGCTCAGCTCACGGGTAACATTATTGATGAAGGAACTAATGAAGCTTTAATAGGAGCAACTGTAGTAGAAAAGGGAACCTCAAACGGTACCATTACCGATATCGATGGGAATTTTACGCTTACTACACAAAGTGAATCGGGAACAGTAGTGGTTTCTTTTATTGGTTATGTAACTCAGGAAATTGAATTTTCGGGTGCTTCTACCATAAATGTAAGTATGAAAGCCGATGTTACCGGCCTCGATGAGGTGGTGGTAGTTGGATACGGGGTTCAGAAGAAATCGCACCTAACGGGAGCTATTTCGAAACTGGAAAATGAAAATATGGAGCAAGTAGCAGTGGCTCGTGTTGACGATGCCCTGATTGGTAAAATCTCGGGTGTTAACATTCAGGCTACCGATGGTGGAGCCGGTACTGCACCTACCATCCGTATTCGCGGAACAGGTTCAATCAGTGGTAGTTCAGACCCATTAATTGTGGTTGACGGTATTGTGGTTGACTCGGATTACCTGGGTAACCTTGATATGAACGATGTGGCTTCGTTTGAAGTGTTGAAAGATGCTGCCTCGGCTGCAATTTACGGTTCAAGGGGAGCAAATGGTGTAATCATGATTACATCGAAACAAGGTAAAGAAGGAAAAACCAAATTTAACTTCAACTCTTATTATGGTTTTAAAGAAGCGCACCAAAGCGATGCGTATTACTTTACAGTAGCCGAAACTGCTGCTGCCGAGTTAGCTGCTACCGGCGAACTTTCAGCTAAAACCCAATACAAACAAATGATTGGTACCGACCGCGATTGGCAAGATGTTATTTTTGACGGGGGTACAATTCAGAACTACTCGTTTAGCGCAAGAGGCGGAAGCGAGAACACAAAATTCAGTACTTCGTTAAATTATTTGAATGACGAAGGTGTGCTTTTAACCGATGGATACGAAAAGTATAGTTTAAAGCTGAAACTGGATACCAAGGTGAATAAATTTAAGATGGGTGTAAACTTATCACCATCTTACTCGAACCGCAGAAGATTTGATGGCTCTACGCACGATATCCTGCGTCAAACACCATGGTTGCCGCTATATCACGACGAAACATCTATTCAATATGTTGATAGAAACACTTATCCGGATGTGCAGGTAGGCGATTATGCCAATCAGCGTCATTTCGATAATTATATGCTGAATGGTTCGGAAGTAGATATTAGTAATACTTCGAATGTAAATCCTGCAGCAAAAGTTTTGGAACGTGATTACACCTACAAAAAATTTAAAATGTACGGTGTGGCGTATGCACAATACGATATAACCAAAGACTTAAACTTTAAAGCATCTTTTGGTGGCGATTTCCAAAATACCGATATCAGAAGATGGCAAGGACCTTTGGGCCACAGAAATGGTGCTGACAATACACAGTTGTACGAATCAACACAGAACAGAATTCACCTGGTAAACGATAACTTCTTTAGCTACAATAAAAGAGTTGGCGACCACGATATCAGTGCTATCCTGGGTATGTCGGTTGAAACATGGGATACTGAATTTGCAAGCATTAATGCAACCGATTATACATTCGATTACATCCAGAATATTAGTGCAGCAGGTACTATTAGTGCAGCCGAATCGGGTAAATACGAAGAGCGTTTATTATCGTTTACCAGTAGGGTAAATTATGCTTACAAAGACAAATATTTAGCTTCGGCAAGTTTCCGTCGCGATGGTAGCTCACGTTTTGGGTCTGATACTAAATACGGTAACTTCACTGCTTTTTCGGTAGGTTGGAGACTTTCTGAAGAAGATTTCCTGAAAGACAGCGAAGCAATTAATAGTTTAAAACTTCGCTTTAGCTACGGGGTAACCGGTAACAATGCTATTGATGCCGGTACAGTTTATGAAGAGCATTATCCGTATTTAGCCTTGTTAGAAACTTCTACAGCTGTTGTTAACGGTTCGTTGGTAACAGGTTTTAATGCCTTAAACATTGCAAACCCTGATTTGGGTTGGGAAAAATCAGTTGAATTTAATCCCGGTCTTGATTTTATGTTGTGGGATGGTTTGCTTTCAGGTTCATTTGAATACTATAATAGAACCAGTGATAACTTAATTTTGGAAAACCCTGTTTCAACAACTACCGGTTTCGATGCTGCACTTATTAACAGAGGTGAAGTAGAGAATAGTGGTTTTGAAGTTGAATTACGCTCTACTGTTGATATTACAAAAGACTTTAGCTGGAGCGGAGCAATAATGGCTTCTAAAAACGAAAACAAATTGAACGATTTTGCAGAGTCTAATGGTCAAATTCAAAGTGTTGACTCAAAAAGGGCAGCAGAATGGATTAACCTTGAAGGCCTGCCAATTTCATCATTCTACGGTTGGGTAGTTGACAGAGATATTCCACTGGAATATTTGAATAATCCTTACCACCCGGTAGGTGCTGAAGCACAAGATGTGTACGTAAAAGATTTAAATGGCGATGGTATTATCGACGATGAAGATAAAGCCGTTTTAGGTAACCCTTATCCTGAACTGATTTGGAGTTTTACCAACGATTTTAAATACAAAAACGTTGATGTTAGCTTTATGTTCCAGGGGTCGCACGGTGCCGAGGTAAGAAACATGGGTGACCAGTACCTATTTAACCATTTTAACAGCAGCCAGGATTTTAATCCGGCAATAACGCCTGACCAGGAATTTATTAAAGAAAAGATATTCACAGACGATATTGTTCAGGATGCTTCTTACATCGCACTGCGTAATGTGAATATTGGCTACACGTTTGGAAGAAACTTGTTGGAAAGAACCTTTATTGAAAAGGCAAGAGTATATGTGTCTGCACAAAACCTACTTTACTTTACAGCCGACGATTATACTGGTTTCAACCCTGAGTCTATTGATGACACCTCTCCAACAACCTATGGTTACCAGAGAGCAGGTTCTCCGGTTTATAAAACGATAAGTTTTGGTGTAAACATTGATTTTTAATCTTAAAAATTATGAGAGACATGATAAAATATATAAGCAAAATAGCAGTGCTTCTGATAATAATAGTATTCACTGCGTGTGAGGACACATTTTTGAGCCCGGACCCAACAGGGGTAATCACTTCTTCTAACTTCTTTTCGAATGATACAGAATTGGAAGCGGCTGTTCTTAATATGTACGATGGAATTCAGGGAATAAACTCAACAAGCACCAGCGACAACCATGCTATTATGTACGAGTTTTATTTAACTGAAATGAGAACCGATAACACCGAAACAAAAAGTAGCGAAGGTGAAGATGCTCAGTTTGAAAGTTTTACTGTACAAGCAACAAATGGTAGAGTATCAGATTATTACGATAGCTTTTACAACATTATTTACAGGGCAAATCTGGTTTTAGAAAATCTGGATGTAGCATCTGAAGAAGCTGTGGGTGCCTTTGAAGGCGAAGCGAAGTTTGTTAGAGCTTATGCTTATTTTAACCTGGTGCGCTTGTTTGGCGATGTGCCTCTGGTACAAAGTGTAATCAGCCCTGCTGATGCAGAAACAGCTTACACCAGAGTGGCTACTTCGGCTATCTACGATGTAATTGAATCAGACTTGCAAACGGCAATTGCCAATCTCGATAATACCTATAAAGGAAGAGCATCGAAAGCTGCAGCCCAGGCATTATTGGCAAAAGTATACTTAACGCAAGGCGAAAATTATACCGAAGCACAAAGTTTGTGTGAAAATGTAATGTCAAGCGGTTTTTCGTTGGAAACTAACTTTAAAGATGTTTTCTATAACGAACTTAACGACGAAGTAATTTTTGCTGTAGAGTACCTTGGCGACCTTACCGATGACAGTCAGAACTTTTCGGCTGAATGGTTAAATGCAGTGGGTAGAACAAGTGGGGTAAACTATGTTACTGCCAATGCCCGCCAGGCATTAGATGCAATGGGTGGCAACCGTACCATGTATTCTTACCGTCAGGATGCCCTGCAGTACGAAAAATACCAGGTAGTAAAATACCTTCCAAACGGCGATAGCAACTTAGGTATCGACCCAACATCAAGCGACCCGCAAAAAGCTGGTAACGACTGGATTATTTTACGCTATGCCGATGTATTGTTAATGCACGTTGAAGCCATTATGGCAGGTGCTGCCGAAACTTCAAGTTCTTCAGCTATCAACTCTTTTATGCAGGTTCGTAACAGGGCCGGTATTACCGATGCGGTATCTAAAATTACCAAAGAAGATTTATTAAACGAACGCAGAGTAGAGTTGGCTTTTGAAAATCACAGACTGTTTGATTTGATTCGTTTTGGAATGGCTGAACAGGTATTATCAGCGTTCTCTAACGAAACAGGTGGAAGTTTCTCGGCAACTGACTTATTGTTACCAATTCCTCAGCGGGAAATTAACCTGAGCAACGGATTGCTAACGCAAAATCCCGGTTACTAAGATTTGTTTAACAATTAACTTGATTTAAAATGAAGAATAACATTATAAATACA
Above is a genomic segment from uncultured Draconibacterium sp. containing:
- a CDS encoding FadR/GntR family transcriptional regulator, which codes for MNVLENFKTIEVESPVDKIIKQIRNSIVSGQLKPGDKLPSERKLSESFGIGRTYVRDAIKKLEFYGILKTLPQSGTIVSGADISAMEGLIADVIKLSENDFFHLVETRVVMETYACGQAAIRRSSRDIADLEEKLDEYKQRVDANLPGVKEDFNFHLKIAEASQNMVIKSLMLILIPDILEIYRKLNVCGEGRFYKSFDEHQVILDCIIRQDSKGAEEAMRIHLKDVAEFSLSYKGEE
- a CDS encoding TonB-dependent receptor yields the protein MKKFLSLTVVLLAFVIGASAQAQLTGNIIDEGTNEALIGATVVEKGTSNGTITDIDGNFTLTTQSESGTVVVSFIGYVTQEIEFSGASTINVSMKADVTGLDEVVVVGYGVQKKSHLTGAISKLENENMEQVAVARVDDALIGKISGVNIQATDGGAGTAPTIRIRGTGSISGSSDPLIVVDGIVVDSDYLGNLDMNDVASFEVLKDAASAAIYGSRGANGVIMITSKQGKEGKTKFNFNSYYGFKEAHQSDAYYFTVAETAAAELAATGELSAKTQYKQMIGTDRDWQDVIFDGGTIQNYSFSARGGSENTKFSTSLNYLNDEGVLLTDGYEKYSLKLKLDTKVNKFKMGVNLSPSYSNRRRFDGSTHDILRQTPWLPLYHDETSIQYVDRNTYPDVQVGDYANQRHFDNYMLNGSEVDISNTSNVNPAAKVLERDYTYKKFKMYGVAYAQYDITKDLNFKASFGGDFQNTDIRRWQGPLGHRNGADNTQLYESTQNRIHLVNDNFFSYNKRVGDHDISAILGMSVETWDTEFASINATDYTFDYIQNISAAGTISAAESGKYEERLLSFTSRVNYAYKDKYLASASFRRDGSSRFGSDTKYGNFTAFSVGWRLSEEDFLKDSEAINSLKLRFSYGVTGNNAIDAGTVYEEHYPYLALLETSTAVVNGSLVTGFNALNIANPDLGWEKSVEFNPGLDFMLWDGLLSGSFEYYNRTSDNLILENPVSTTTGFDAALINRGEVENSGFEVELRSTVDITKDFSWSGAIMASKNENKLNDFAESNGQIQSVDSKRAAEWINLEGLPISSFYGWVVDRDIPLEYLNNPYHPVGAEAQDVYVKDLNGDGIIDDEDKAVLGNPYPELIWSFTNDFKYKNVDVSFMFQGSHGAEVRNMGDQYLFNHFNSSQDFNPAITPDQEFIKEKIFTDDIVQDASYIALRNVNIGYTFGRNLLERTFIEKARVYVSAQNLLYFTADDYTGFNPESIDDTSPTTYGYQRAGSPVYKTISFGVNIDF
- a CDS encoding RagB/SusD family nutrient uptake outer membrane protein is translated as MIKYISKIAVLLIIIVFTACEDTFLSPDPTGVITSSNFFSNDTELEAAVLNMYDGIQGINSTSTSDNHAIMYEFYLTEMRTDNTETKSSEGEDAQFESFTVQATNGRVSDYYDSFYNIIYRANLVLENLDVASEEAVGAFEGEAKFVRAYAYFNLVRLFGDVPLVQSVISPADAETAYTRVATSAIYDVIESDLQTAIANLDNTYKGRASKAAAQALLAKVYLTQGENYTEAQSLCENVMSSGFSLETNFKDVFYNELNDEVIFAVEYLGDLTDDSQNFSAEWLNAVGRTSGVNYVTANARQALDAMGGNRTMYSYRQDALQYEKYQVVKYLPNGDSNLGIDPTSSDPQKAGNDWIILRYADVLLMHVEAIMAGAAETSSSSAINSFMQVRNRAGITDAVSKITKEDLLNERRVELAFENHRLFDLIRFGMAEQVLSAFSNETGGSFSATDLLLPIPQREINLSNGLLTQNPGY